CTCTAACTAGCCAAGGGCAATCGCCCTTGAAATCCCCATTCGCTTTAGAGCGCCGAAGCACCTATATGAAGTGGAAAGTCAATAGACCTCCTCTGCGGAGGCGGCGCTGTTGTTGACTTTCCAAGGGGCCTCCTCCATTCCGGCACGAACGCCTCGACCGCGAATGGCCTGTTCGACGGAACGGCGTCGATTTTAGTTGCAGCGCGCGTGTTCATCGTCTGGCCCGTCGTTCGACCTTGGGATGCAGGCGATCCTAAGAAAGTCGCCGATGCACCTATCCGGGACTCCACGCGGGGTCCATGAAGATCTTGGGGCGTAGCCGCAAGCGGCGGGTTCATTCACGAAAGGGGGACTCCCGATCGCGAGGGACCAGAGTCCAGTGCTTCGGTAGGAACTCCGCCGCCTACGCAGAACTCGACGATGGCCCGGACGATGACGCGCCGGCCTCACCGACGCCCGTCCGACCGACCCACTCGGGCCGATAGACGCTGCCATTTTTCCACATGCCCCACATCACCGCCGTCTGGCTTCGAGCCACGCTGCGACGGGCGTTGCGGAGCGACAGTCCCTCATGCACATACCTCGCATACTGGTCGGCGAAGGGATTGTCCTTGGTCGCGATCGCCGACTTGGCCGCGCCCAGGACTGCACATTTGAGAATTCGGTTGACATCCGTTGGCACGAACACAGCCGTGGGGCCTTCCCCGCTGCGGCGCCGCTGCAAGCCAATCCCGAGATACTTCCACAGCGCCGACTTGCTCCTGAATCGCCAAGGGGTGTCCACATACGCGAAGAACGTCGCCGCCCGGATCCAGTGCACGCCGGGAACGGCGATGAACCGCCGGATGACTTCCTCGCGCCGCGCCAGTCGCACCATCATGCGGCGCATGCCGTCGGCTTGTCGCAGGGCCAGTTCGTAGCCCTCCCACAACAGCTGCAGTGCCGCCCGCAGCGTGCGGTCCGACGTCCAGCGCTCCAACAGGGCCTGGCGCTGCTTCGGCTCGCAGAAGGCGCTCTCCCGCACGAACACGCCGTGCTGACGCAACTGGCCCATGATCCGATTGGCCTGTCGCACACGGTTGCGAACGCGATCGTGATACAGTCCCACCATCTGCTTGAGCACGATCCGTTCAAAGCTCTCCGTGTGATGCACGGGCTTGATGTATCCCCCGCGATAGAGCTGGGCCAGCTTCGGGGCATCGATCGGATCATCTTTGTCGCCATCTTCGGCGATCAGTCGATTGCGGCGCGGCTCGCACACGACGATCTCATCCACCTGCGTTCGAAGATTCCGGTACAGCCAGTCGGCCAGCGGACCCTCCTCAAAGACGAGATAGCGCGGAGCAGGCACCGACACGATAGCTTCCATAAGCTCTGGTATCGTCGTGCCACAGCGTTGCCGTTTCACCACTTGTCCGGCCTCGCTCACCACGGCCATCTCACAAAATGCACAATGCGTGTCCAATCCGATAAAAT
This region of Nitrospirota bacterium genomic DNA includes:
- a CDS encoding transposase, with protein sequence MRGRHFIGLDTHCAFCEMAVVSEAGQVVKRQRCGTTIPELMEAIVSVPAPRYLVFEEGPLADWLYRNLRTQVDEIVVCEPRRNRLIAEDGDKDDPIDAPKLAQLYRGGYIKPVHHTESFERIVLKQMVGLYHDRVRNRVRQANRIMGQLRQHGVFVRESAFCEPKQRQALLERWTSDRTLRAALQLLWEGYELALRQADGMRRMMVRLARREEVIRRFIAVPGVHWIRAATFFAYVDTPWRFRSKSALWKYLGIGLQRRRSGEGPTAVFVPTDVNRILKCAVLGAAKSAIATKDNPFADQYARYVHEGLSLRNARRSVARSQTAVMWGMWKNGSVYRPEWVGRTGVGEAGASSSGPSSSSA